A stretch of DNA from Saccharomycodes ludwigii strain NBRC 1722 chromosome I, whole genome shotgun sequence:
TTTTCAGAGGTGATAGGGAATATGAGTTATCTCAGATCATCGAATTGTTAACTGGCGAAAGGGCCAACCCTGCTAAAGCTTcattacaacaacaacaacaaggtTTGGGAAAGATCACACCATATTCTTTGAATaggttttttttgccactagaacaaattgaatttaaattaactcgtttattggaaaatttgAGACCAGATCCATGGAATGTTGCTAGTGGCAACAGACCTTTGAGATCCACTGGTTCTGCTTTGAACGTTGCATCTTTACTTTTGGAAGgttgttttaaaaactgTGCTGCCAGAATCATATTATTTGCTTCTGGTCCAGCCACTATCAACCCAGGTTTAATtgtagaaaaagaattgaaagATCCTTTAAGATCGCATCATGATATTGATACTGACAATGCTAAACATTACAAGAAGGCTTGTAAATACTATAATGGTTTAGCCGATAGGGTTGCTACTAACGGACATACCGTTGATATTTTTGCTGGGTCGTATGACCAAGTTGGTATTTCAGAGATGAAGGAATTAACCGATACTACTGGTGGTGTTTTGTTGATGACAGATGCCTTCAGTACTGCGATTTTCAAGCAGAGTTACATGAGGTTTTTTGGCAAAGATGAAGATGGCTATTTATTGATGGGGTTTAATGGTGTAATGACGATTAAAACCAGTAGAGATTTAAAGATTCAAGGTTTGATTGGCCATGCTAGTgctgaaagaaaaattgagTCTTCTAATGTAAGTGACTCTGCCATTGGATTAGGTGGTACCAGTACTTGGAAAATGCCTTCTCTCTCTGCTCACCACACTTATGGggtattttttgaaattgcCAATACTTCTGGTACAACCGGTGCTATGGGTTCTTCTAATTCTCTAGCATACACCCAATTCATTACGTCTTATCAGCATGCTAGTGGGTCGCATCGTATTAGGGTTACGACGGTTGCTAACCAATTGTTGCCATTTGGTTCACCTGCAATTGCTGCATCATTTGACCAAGAAGCTGCCGCTGTATTGATGGCTAGAATTGCTGTTTACAAAGCCGAGTCTGATGATGATGCTGATGTTATCAGATGGGTTGATAGAACTTTGATCAAGTTGTGCCAAAACTATAGTGATTACAACAAGGGCGATCCATCTTCTTTTAGATTATCTCCAAATTTTTCACTATATCCTCAATTTATGTATTATTTGAGAAGATCTCAATTTTTAagtgtttttaataactcTCCCGACGAAACTGCTTTCTATAGACATGTGTTTACTAGAGAGGATTGCACCAATTCATTGATTATGATTCAGCCAACTTTaacttctttttcaatggaAGATGAACCACAACCTGTTTTGTTAGACTCTGTGTCTGTTAAACCAAACACTATTCTGCTATTGGATACctttttctatattttgatttatcaTGGTGAACAAATCGCTCAATGGAGAAAGGCTGGATTTCAAGATGATCCACAATATGCAGATTTTAAAGCACTATTGGAAGAACCTAAATTGGAAGCTGCTGATTTGTTGGTTGAAAGATTTCCATTACCAAGATTCATTGATACTGAAGCTGGTGGCTCTCAAGCtagatttttattatctaaaTTGAATCCTTCTGATTCCTATCAAGATGGTTTTGCTAGCAACGGTTCTACCATTGTTTTAACTGATGATGTTTCCTTACAAAATTTCATGCAACATTTGCAAAATGTTACCGTCAATGGACAAAGCTAGAGAAAATGTGTAGAATTTTagttaattattatatctatGTGTAAGAAGgaatgaattaaaaaaaaaaaaaaaaaaaaaaaaaaaaaaattctttttaaaactcAAAAATTGGCATTTCCAAAGTTGTACCgtcaaatataataaaattattcaatgGAGATTCACGTTTCCCTAGAATGTTGATAACATCTTGAGCCACAGCACCACCTATCACGGCGCAAACAGGCGAAAACTCCAAATTCAattggttatttttaaaattgtccAAAAATTCTTTAGAAACGGTATATTCTTGTGGAagattcaatttttttataattttacaaatattCGCCATACTTAGGAAATCTTTTTGAGACCTATCATCAAACAATGATGCAAAAATAACAGGAGCAGCTGGTGTTAAACGtttcatttgttttttagtAAATGAAATGTCACTTACCCGAGCGGTTTGTAAAACTTGCTGAAAAGTTTTATAGTAATTTCGTGTAACAatcttttcaaatatttttgttggatCTAGATCATCAATTTTATCTGTAACTTCAATGACCTCTCTATTATTTGAAAGTTTCCCCAATTTAGTAGAAAAATTTCcgtttttcaatttttcgTCTTTAGAATCAAATTTGATcaaatcaacaaaaatataaccaTACAAACCATGACAACCACATACATATAACGGAATATTTAAACTATGGGtaatttcatttatttgtataataTCTAACTTGTCATTAACTTCTGTGAGTATTACTAAATCATACTGAgataattctttttctaaattctCTAACAAGTTATATTTGACATCAATTTTAACCCTTGGATTCATATCTTGAATTCTATGTTTAGCTTTGTCAACTCTTTTGCCCCCTATAGCTAAATCTTctaaagaaagaaagaattgGGTGTCTAAATCTTCGTCTACAATATCGTGATCATCTACAATTGTCAAATGACCTATGCCGCTTAATACTAAATTTTTAGTGATTTCTGTTCCTAAACCACCTAAATTAAATAGCAGTACTTTGGATGATCTCATTCTTTGTTGGGCAGAAATACCCCAAAGTCTAATTTGTCTATCATACAATTCAATTTCGTCCTTGGTTAATTCTGTATTATtcatgatattttttttgtcaccCATTAATTATTAGCTATAGTAGCTGTGGCAGTTTACTAcacttgtttttttttttttttttttttttttcttcttcttttattcCTTGAGTGGTATACTGAACATTAGAAAGATTGATTAGGCAGTTGGCTAGGaaaactttatttgttatattataaagtttttattttagaattATTGTAATGTGTTACCCGGATGATGGGGGAGGGGGGGattattttgttggaaAGCGAGggcttttttgtttaaaaggAAGggcttttttctttttttctttttttctttttttctttttctttttttctttttcttttttcacttCTTTTGATTGAGACAGCggttattatttatctatttatgTGGTTCATTGTCACTTCGTACATTAAAAGCACTAATTTACAATGCCAATAAATATTACCATACGttgaaataatatataatatattaatcaCTCCCAATAATTCCGGAGTAAAGTTaactaaaagaaaaagaaaaacaaagaaagaaaaaaaaaatatggatCTATCAAAGATTTTAGATGCAGAACCAGAgccaaatattattttggatcttattaaaaaaaaccccaCTCATTTCAAATCCAGCAGTGGTGTTAATACCACTTATaaaggaaaacaaaaaaaagaattaaccTCCATCAATGCAACAAACAATAACGCCTTTTCAAATCAAGATTACTGGTTGCCTGCTCCAATGTGTCAGTACCAATGTGAATTAACAGACCAAATCGTATCACTTCATTAttctgatattttaaaatttttcaaatgtGGTATTTCCTCCTCAGATGTTATTCGCCATTCAATGAATACCATGTTGGAAAATTCCAAATTGGTAGCTCTTCATCCTTACTTATTAGTTACTCACCAATTACCAAGATCTTTAATCACAAAAGATGTTCCTGGCCATATATGCCAATTAAGCGGCGAGTTCCAAGTCTTGAAGGATTTAATTGGATTGATTTCAAAATTCGAAACAAACACCGCACTTTGTTGTAATGCCAAAATCAGTGAAAAGTGCATCGATTTAATTGAAGCTTTACTTTTAGGTAGCAAAGTCAATATAAAGAGATATGATGGCAAAAATTCTATCAAacataacaaaaaaaagagctCTTCATCGTCTCCTCCTATCCAGAATAATAGTGCTAGCAGCACTAGTGgcagtaatagtaatagtagcAGCAATGATGTCAACAGTAGCTCGTGCAATAATATCAGTTCTAGTAATTGTACAAGCGATAATTTCTCCTGCACAGTCCATATCTTCCCCACTGACGCAGAGGAAATATTATGCAAAAAATTGGAACTGCAATATGGTACCgacttttattttgatatattaatatCCTTAGATTCTGATttagatttaaataaaagtgtATTTTTCAGTAAATTGCTGTCTTTAAATAGACAAATAAAGGCTCCAGTTGTTcgaataacaacaataaattcAGTGGATCATGCTAGTTTATATTATagaaaactttttaataaagatgCAGAGCCAGAGAGATTTCTAAGAGATGTCGTGTCTGCAACTGTAATATTGAGAGACTGTGTTGGTGTATTACCACCAGATTTAAAACCAGTTTTCACCACAAATTTGCAATACTTGGATGAGTGGGTAAACCAACCTTCATTACCATGGCCACTACCGGACATATATCCAATTAGGGAATTTTCTCCTATAGATATAGAAGGATCGTTACTAACAGAGGTTCGTCATAATGGGTCTtactcttcttcttcagttTCTAACAACAACCATAATACTTCGAAATATACATATGCATATGATAAAAGGCCTGATAATCTAGTCACTGCAAAAATTCATTTGAATGATAATGACAAATACTATGTCAATAAACGTTGCAAAAATGATTACTCGACAAACCCATTAATAAGGCAAAACATGTCGTATTTAACCGGTATATCAAATACAGACAACAAATACTATTTGAActcaaaatttttaacacACGAGCTAATAACTACGATATCTAACACATATAAGGCTATAGGTatacaaaatttaaaaatcaaatcttttgaaaaaacgAATGCTTTGGAAAATGGGCATGTTAAGTACTATGAAGATGAGCTGGCTAAAATCAcagaaaaagtaaataagACAAgggaaaaattagaaacaaACAAAACCGACTGTAATGAGTATTTAagagaagaagaggaaattAGGGAAAAATTGCACCTATATGGGAAACATAAAGTACCACAACATATACTTTTAGAAGAAGAGTTAACTAAACTACAAAAGTCTTTAGAGGctaaaaaaagtgaaaaagtatatatttCCGTAGAACTAAATAGAGCACGagaattaaacaaaaataataaagagcAAATCTCAAAACTCAAACATGATTTGGATATACACAGAATCAAGTTCCAGGAAcaactaaaaaaagatattcaAACCCAGAGGGAAGTAGATGAAGAATCTAAAAAATTAcgtcaaaaaataatatctttaaggggaaaaaatttaaagtatCATTCTAAGTTGGAAGAAATCAATCATATTATCAGAGAAAAGCCCATTGAGCGTAATATCAGGTCATCTAGTAaaaggagaagaagaaggacttaatatattatatatatatatagtttatttatttaaattttcttaaAATAATCCCATAACTTTATTGATCTATCCCAACCGCCGgttataattttgtttgtGCCGCTGATATCTAAGCACAATATTTTATCGACATGTCCCTCTAAACTGCTACTCTTCAGCCAGTTGCCACAATTATAACAATTGACCATTTTGTCATATGAAGTAGAAAACATAACACTTTCATCTCGacaaattttcaaatctgTAACAATATTGTTATGCGCaggtatattttttgatggTACTTCCAACTTTCTTAGATCCCAAACTTTGATCATGCCATCACCACCACCAGTCACAAGATTATTTGTTGAATACCAATCACTACAATAGATAGGCTTTGGATGTTCTATGGATGCAATGTTTGTGCCGCATCTTATATCCCATACCAAACCAACGCCATCCAATGCTCCACTAAAAACTAATGAaccaaatttatttatggAACAATCGGAAATTTCAGAAAAATGACCTTCCTGCATTTGAAGCTCTTTAGTAGTTGAGACATCCCATAACCTCCAGGTTTTGTCATGGGAGGAACTTACAACATACCTCTCATTGTTTGGAtgaaatattgtttttgttacCCTTCCATTGTGGCCCCTTAAAGTTGTTGCTAAGTCCAGACTATTATAATCCCAAATTTTAAGTAAACCATCTGTGGAGCCACTTGCTACCAATTTAGAACTGACATCCAACCCGCTAATTTTACCATCATGTTCAAACCTTGCTAATTCTTTATATTCACCATCTAATATAGAACCAATTTTCACTTCCCCTGCCCAACTAGATATTGCAACCttgtcattattttcaccaaatattttaacattCGATATCGGTCTTGTAGAAACCACATAAGACGCTGAAATTTCTAggtttgttttaattttatctaatatattatatctCATTGAAATTTGCCTCTCTGGtgaattaatattttcaacgtatttttttagattcATTAAATactctatttttttgttaattgaTCCACTGATAAATGATTTCCTAGCATTAATTAACTCTATGGGCGCGGGTGTGTAAaattcttcctcttcctttTCGTGGTGatcattattgtttggTTCTTCAGAAGCTCTTGCTGCTTCCATATATTGATCATAATATGTGGGGTTTTTCGCTATTAAATTGGCTAATCTATCTCTCTTTTCTAATAAAGTTTCAGTTTCAATTATAATCTCATTTTTGCCGTAAATGAATCGGAGAATATCATCAATTTCCTTTATGGTTGTTGGTAACCTGAGCTTAACTTTTTCTATCTCTGCttgaaatattttagaATCTTGCGGTACCTTTAAAGCAAGATgtgtatttatataattaaagtccatgtttattatatgtTACTGGAAGTTGGAGGGAttgaatataatttttgtttcctttttgAACTTAAATCAATTCcaaagtattatttttttttttcttttttcttttattatttttttttttttttttttttttaagatttGTACATTGTAGGCCTTAATGATATATACGAagtttgtaatttttttttttttatttgatttaattttctttttttatatatacataagTGATTTACCTAATAAGaaatacatataaaaaaaaaaaaaaaaataagaataacTAAGAATTTATGAcagaacaaataaaattttatagaGATAAACACCTTTCTTTTATAGAATCATTAGATACAAAGACTGAAGATTATGAATATTGGTTATCAGAACATTTAAGAATTAATGGTGTATACTGGGGTTTAACGGCGCTATGTTGTTTAAAGGCTTCTGACAAATTCAAAAAGAAGGATGTTATAGAATTTGTACTTTCATGTTGGGATAAAGAGAACGGGTCATTTGCCCCATTTAAGGGACATGATGCACATTTGTTAAGTACATTATCAGCAGTACAAATACTTGCTATATATGATAGCATTTCAGTATTGAGCCCAGAAATGGTTGATTCAATTGTTAAATTTGTCACAAGTAACCAGCTAGAAGATGGGTCCTTTCAAGGTGATGAATTTGGTGAGGTTGATACAAGATTTACATACAACGCATTGAGTACATTATCTATACTAGGTAAATTAACACCCCAGGTTGTAGACCCAGCCGTTagttatattaaaaattgttataATTTTGATGGCGGGTTTGGATTATGTCCAGGAGCTGAATCGCATAGTGCACAGGCTTTTACATGCGTTGGTGCATTGGCCATTGTAGGAAAGTTAGAGGAAACATTAACTAAACAACAACTAGATGATTTAGGTTGGTGGTTATGTGAAAGACAAGTGGACAACGGTGGTTTGAACGGCAGACCTAGCAAACTACCAGATGTTTGTTATAGTTGGTGGGTTTTAAGTACTTTGGCCATCATTGGAAAGCTAGATTGGAttaattttccaaaattacattcatttattttgaaaagccAAGATCCTCAAAAAGGTGGAATCAGTGATAGACCAGGAAATGAAGTTGATGTTTATCATACTTGCTTTGGCATAGCAGGTTTAAGTCTAATGGGGGTTGAAGATTTGGAGCCTATAGATCCAGTTTATTGTATGCCATTCTATATCACCAAGAAATTtcttaaatataaataaacagatgtatatatatatatatatatatatatattgtgcttagaaattaatttcttcaaaAGTACAATTTTTGGAACTTAGGTTCAAATCTATGTAATTCGCCTTCCTTCTTTGTGTAATGAAAGTACCAGTGTTAATGGTTTTGCACTTATTGTACGTAACTTCAAATGTAGGGGCTGTTGTATCTGTTAAAAGAAGGATTGTTGGAAGTGGATTTAGTTGCAGAGTATGATCCAGTTCCCAGTTTATAGGTCTAAGACTAGTCATAAAGGGTGATAAATGGGATTGATCCAGCACTGTTTTTACGATTTTTCTTGCTTCCCTAATCTTAATTGGAACTTGATTATCATTTGGAACAAGCCTATTAATTTCTAATTCGAGATCGTTATCTTCATTATTAGTGATCGATTTTCTATTTTGGAATGTAATATTGTATCTTTTCATTCTTGAGTTAATATCATCTCtaaaaattacaatttCTGAGGACAGGTATGCAATACGGGCGGGATTGGTAACAAAATCACAGTGTTTAACCATTCTTTGAATATGTGTTGTAAAAAACTTGGGTATATTGGCTTGCGGTAATGAATTTGATGTTGTACCCAAAGAAGACATGCTACTCCATGGATCATTACAACCGGgtacaaatataaaatgtgtgtaattaattaaattttcaaattcagataataatattgccAAGTATTCAAACCCATTTTGATATTCCTTTGATAAACTTGAACTGGAACTAGTTAATGAAGGATGAATTGGAACAGAAGTGAATGAGCCTTGTAGAATTAACAGCGTTGGTGGATCCATATCTATCTTCttgaaaactttttttaatgcttCAAAAGTGAGTAAATCGTCCAAATATAAATTCCCAcctaaaacaaatattctATTGTTGACTAAACTAGATTCTaaagttaataatttaGCTCTTAATTCGTTATCAAATCTACTATAATAGGTTTCAGTGGACATGCTATGTACTCCTAATAGGTCTAATTGACCTATGCTATCCAAGGTTTTTTCTCTAAGTTCAGCCTCTGGCGAACAGATAGaagttaaataaaatttatcacCCACGGAATAATATATACCCTCGGCCAACACAATACAGccttggaaaaaataagtatCACTCAAGGGGATAGTTTGGGATAAATCTATACAGACAGAACCACTAGGGTCCTCCAAACACCAGGAACCTCTTTCACTGATTCTCAGCAACCCCAATAGTAGGAAATTTTCTCCGTTTCTAcccaataaatttttaatttg
This window harbors:
- the SEC23 gene encoding GTPase-activating protein SEC23 (similar to Saccharomyces cerevisiae YPR181C | SEC23 | SECretory); translation: MDFDTNEDVNGIRFSWNVFPATRSDANKNVVPIGCLYTPLKEREDLPLASYNPVLCNGPQCKSILNPYCEIDLRTNTWNCPICKIRNHLPSSYAGITQESLPAELLNTTIEYITNKAVQVPPIFFFVIDLTTEEENLQALKDSIVSSLSLLPPNALVGLITYGNTVQLHDLSCTSIDRCNVFRGDREYELSQIIELLTGERANPAKASLQQQQQGLGKITPYSLNRFFLPLEQIEFKLTRLLENLRPDPWNVASGNRPLRSTGSALNVASLLLEGCFKNCAARIILFASGPATINPGLIVEKELKDPLRSHHDIDTDNAKHYKKACKYYNGLADRVATNGHTVDIFAGSYDQVGISEMKELTDTTGGVLLMTDAFSTAIFKQSYMRFFGKDEDGYLLMGFNGVMTIKTSRDLKIQGLIGHASAERKIESSNVSDSAIGLGGTSTWKMPSLSAHHTYGVFFEIANTSGTTGAMGSSNSLAYTQFITSYQHASGSHRIRVTTVANQLLPFGSPAIAASFDQEAAAVLMARIAVYKAESDDDADVIRWVDRTLIKLCQNYSDYNKGDPSSFRLSPNFSLYPQFMYYLRRSQFLSVFNNSPDETAFYRHVFTREDCTNSLIMIQPTLTSFSMEDEPQPVLLDSVSVKPNTILLLDTFFYILIYHGEQIAQWRKAGFQDDPQYADFKALLEEPKLEAADLLVERFPLPRFIDTEAGGSQARFLLSKLNPSDSYQDGFASNGSTIVLTDDVSLQNFMQHLQNVTVNGQS
- the AOS1 gene encoding E1 ubiquitin-activating protein AOS1 (similar to Saccharomyces cerevisiae YPR180W | AOS1 | Activation Of Smt3p), which encodes MGDKKNIMNNTELTKDEIELYDRQIRLWGISAQQRMRSSKVLLFNLGGLGTEITKNLVLSGIGHLTIVDDHDIVDEDLDTQFFLSLEDLAIGGKRVDKAKHRIQDMNPRVKIDVKYNLLENLEKELSQYDLVILTEVNDKLDIIQINEITHSLNIPLYVCGCHGLYGYIFVDLIKFDSKDEKLKNGNFSTKLGKLSNNREVIEVTDKIDDLDPTKIFEKIVTRNYYKTFQQVLQTARVSDISFTKKQMKRLTPAAPVIFASLFDDRSQKDFLSMANICKIIKKLNLPQEYTVSKEFLDNFKNNQLNLEFSPVCAVIGGAVAQDVINILGKRESPLNNFIIFDGTTLEMPIFEF
- the HDA3 gene encoding Hda3p (similar to Saccharomyces cerevisiae YPR179C | HDA3 | Histone DeAcetylase); translation: MDLSKILDAEPEPNIILDLIKKNPTHFKSSSGVNTTYKGKQKKELTSINATNNNAFSNQDYWLPAPMCQYQCELTDQIVSLHYSDILKFFKCGISSSDVIRHSMNTMLENSKLVALHPYLLVTHQLPRSLITKDVPGHICQLSGEFQVLKDLIGLISKFETNTALCCNAKISEKCIDLIEALLLGSKVNIKRYDGKNSIKHNKKKSSSSSPPIQNNSASSTSGSNSNSSSNDVNSSSCNNISSSNCTSDNFSCTVHIFPTDAEEILCKKLELQYGTDFYFDILISLDSDLDLNKSVFFSKLLSLNRQIKAPVVRITTINSVDHASLYYRKLFNKDAEPERFLRDVVSATVILRDCVGVLPPDLKPVFTTNLQYLDEWVNQPSLPWPLPDIYPIREFSPIDIEGSLLTEVRHNGSYSSSSVSNNNHNTSKYTYAYDKRPDNLVTAKIHLNDNDKYYVNKRCKNDYSTNPLIRQNMSYLTGISNTDNKYYLNSKFLTHELITTISNTYKAIGIQNLKIKSFEKTNALENGHVKYYEDELAKITEKVNKTREKLETNKTDCNEYLREEEEIREKLHLYGKHKVPQHILLEEELTKLQKSLEAKKSEKVYISVELNRARELNKNNKEQISKLKHDLDIHRIKFQEQLKKDIQTQREVDEESKKLRQKIISLRGKNLKYHSKLEEINHIIREKPIERNIRSSSKRRRRRT
- the PRP4 gene encoding U4/U6-U5 snRNP complex subunit PRP4 (similar to Saccharomyces cerevisiae YPR178W | PRP4 | Pre-mRNA Processing) yields the protein MDFNYINTHLALKVPQDSKIFQAEIEKVKLRLPTTIKEIDDILRFIYGKNEIIIETETLLEKRDRLANLIAKNPTYYDQYMEAARASEEPNNNDHHEKEEEEFYTPAPIELINARKSFISGSINKKIEYLMNLKKYVENINSPERQISMRYNILDKIKTNLEISASYVVSTRPISNVKIFGENNDKVAISSWAGEVKIGSILDGEYKELARFEHDGKISGLDVSSKLVASGSTDGLLKIWDYNSLDLATTLRGHNGRVTKTIFHPNNERYVVSSSHDKTWRLWDVSTTKELQMQEGHFSEISDCSINKFGSLVFSGALDGVGLVWDIRCGTNIASIEHPKPIYCSDWYSTNNLVTGGGDGMIKVWDLRKLEVPSKNIPAHNNIVTDLKICRDESVMFSTSYDKMVNCYNCGNWLKSSSLEGHVDKILCLDISGTNKIITGGWDRSIKLWDYFKKI
- the BET2 gene encoding Rab geranylgeranyltransferase BET2 (similar to Saccharomyces cerevisiae YPR176C | BET2 | Blocked Early in Transport); this encodes MTEQIKFYRDKHLSFIESLDTKTEDYEYWLSEHLRINGVYWGLTALCCLKASDKFKKKDVIEFVLSCWDKENGSFAPFKGHDAHLLSTLSAVQILAIYDSISVLSPEMVDSIVKFVTSNQLEDGSFQGDEFGEVDTRFTYNALSTLSILGKLTPQVVDPAVSYIKNCYNFDGGFGLCPGAESHSAQAFTCVGALAIVGKLEETLTKQQLDDLGWWLCERQVDNGGLNGRPSKLPDVCYSWWVLSTLAIIGKLDWINFPKLHSFILKSQDPQKGGISDRPGNEVDVYHTCFGIAGLSLMGVEDLEPIDPVYCMPFYITKKFLKYK
- the DPB2 gene encoding DNA polymerase epsilon noncatalytic subunit (similar to Saccharomyces cerevisiae YPR175W | DPB2 | DNA Polymerase B subunit 2), which codes for MSTVLPVDIPPSILRPIAYRILSKKYGLNIKSDGLKELTKYIGKCFGIGWKKDPKLMAFLESFALFWKEQDRGLFITSEGVIQTLKELKEREQLRNANTTASATTNREKDTLSGKKNSIVKLDSFLTKKKAAIMNNTYSDTTDSDIELEETDNEPNLTNHINNNPENINFVDSIQWEDYFKIVTCFNQQNFQYNSIKKNYVLKINGSGLNNNRIPSKIIPTFQNTRYLLIKDRLLRREEFNNEDQEFFNPLSSLRHLQNDLENNALMSTGNIQITQIKNLLGRNGENFLLLGLLRISERGSWCLEDPSGSVCIDLSQTIPLSDTYFFQGCIVLAEGIYYSVGDKFYLTSICSPEAELREKTLDSIGQLDLLGVHSMSTETYYSRFDNELRAKLLTLESSLVNNRIFVLGGNLYLDDLLTFEALKKVFKKIDMDPPTLLILQGSFTSVPIHPSLTSSSSSLSKEYQNGFEYLAILLSEFENLINYTHFIFVPGCNDPWSSMSSLGTTSNSLPQANIPKFFTTHIQRMVKHCDFVTNPARIAYLSSEIVIFRDDINSRMKRYNITFQNRKSITNNEDNDLELEINRLVPNDNQVPIKIREARKIVKTVLDQSHLSPFMTSLRPINWELDHTLQLNPLPTILLLTDTTAPTFEVTYNKCKTINTGTFITQRRKANYIDLNLSSKNCTFEEINF